A section of the Prionailurus bengalensis isolate Pbe53 chromosome C2, Fcat_Pben_1.1_paternal_pri, whole genome shotgun sequence genome encodes:
- the LOC122491442 gene encoding cell surface glycoprotein CD200 receptor 1-like translates to MDRQQRSFILPVEANTSLSKPVDTKAVLSCPPITQKAVLVTIRWEIILRDKPSCTRAYRRDTNETRAINCSDKTISWDSRPDRNPALQIDPVAVTHDGYYRCEVVTTHGHFSHGYHLTVLVPPEVTLFQLENGAIVCRAAAGKPAAQISWTPGGDCHTVEEPLGNDTVTVQSSCRWEDHRVSKVSCSVSHLTGNRSLSIERNSG, encoded by the exons ctAACACTTCCCTGTCTAAGCCTGTGGACACAAAGGCTGTGCTCTCTTGCCCTCCGATCACCCAGAAAGCTGTGCTGGTAACAATAAGATGGGAAATAATCCTCAGAGACAAGCCTTCCTGCACTAGAGCCTACAGGAGAGATACAAATGAGACCAGGGCCATAAACTGTAGTGACAAGACAATATCCTGGGACTCCAGACCTGATCGGAATCCCGCCCTTCAGATCGATCCAGTGGCCGTCACTCATGATGGATATTACAGGTGTGAAGTGGTCACAACTCATGGGCATTTCTCTCATGGATATCACCTGACAGTGTTAG TGCCCCCCGAGGTGACCCTGTTTCAACTTGAGAATGGAGCTATCGTGTGTAGGGCAGCTGCAGGGAAGCCAGCGGCGCAGATCTCCTGGACCCCAGGGGGAGATTGTCACACTGTGGAAGAGCCACTGGGCAATGACACAGTGACCGTCCAGAGTTCGTGCCGCTGGGAGGACCACCGGGTATCTAAGGTGTCCTGCTCTGTGTCCCATCTGACTGGCAACAGGAGTCTGTCCATTGAGAGGAATTCAGGTTAG